A section of the Hirschia baltica ATCC 49814 genome encodes:
- a CDS encoding transglycosylase domain-containing protein, producing the protein MTKRGPTKPMAGFRADKLAAKDKSRSDLLKWVGIGALAVFITLFLTAALLWNALFAQMPSLPSKDELWSMNREPAIEFVDEEGTTIAVRGPRYGNIIAPADLPPHVIQAFLSVEDQRFYQHTGVDRWAILRAAIANWRAGETVQGGSTLTQQLVKNLFLTPERTLRRKAQEARLASDLEQMLSKEEILELYINRIYLGSRSYGLDAAAQTYFAKSPQDLTVAEAALIAGLPQAPSRYSPYNNMDLAIERRNLVISRMVNNTFITPTMGERAKNEPITLVEEAFDPRMGYFLDAATENAHQLMAGKDVPDLVVTLSVDLDLQAKASDILNTKLDEVGESKNIDQGAIVILSKDGGVRAMVGGRDYADSQFNRATQAMRQPGSAFKAFVFAAALETDLHPYDVRRDEPVSIDGWKPKNYGGGYKGPVTLSEAFAHSINTVAANLAQEVGMESVVSLANRFGVSTQLGTYPSVALGSEEVPLMDMTRAYGVFATGGQIFKPWIVKQVRSSRGDILFEQKPIKPMKIFNDARNREMVGMMSRVVIGGTGKAAKLEVLPPPPADGSEPPARSGPPEYRDVAGKTGTSQDWRDALFIGFTADYIGGVWVGNDDDTPMKKVTGGEAPTQIWHDVMMIAHESLPASPLPGAEKAITISAVEEEKLAYYRSLASAFASIENQ; encoded by the coding sequence TTGACTAAGCGCGGACCGACAAAACCCATGGCAGGCTTTCGAGCAGACAAATTAGCGGCAAAAGACAAGTCTCGCTCCGATCTTCTCAAATGGGTTGGTATTGGTGCGCTTGCTGTCTTCATCACCTTGTTTCTAACGGCCGCTTTATTGTGGAATGCTCTGTTTGCGCAAATGCCAAGCCTACCGTCTAAAGACGAGCTTTGGTCGATGAACCGCGAACCCGCGATTGAATTTGTCGATGAAGAAGGCACTACAATCGCTGTGCGCGGCCCACGTTATGGCAATATCATTGCGCCAGCCGATCTGCCGCCACATGTCATTCAGGCTTTCTTATCTGTTGAAGACCAACGTTTTTATCAGCACACAGGCGTCGACCGTTGGGCAATTTTACGGGCCGCAATCGCCAATTGGCGTGCGGGTGAAACCGTTCAGGGTGGATCAACCCTCACCCAGCAACTCGTCAAAAACCTGTTCCTGACACCCGAGCGCACATTGCGCCGCAAAGCCCAAGAAGCACGCCTTGCTTCCGATCTAGAACAAATGCTGTCTAAAGAAGAAATTCTAGAGCTATATATAAACCGTATCTATCTTGGCTCTCGCAGTTATGGACTAGATGCTGCCGCGCAAACCTATTTTGCAAAATCACCGCAAGATCTCACAGTTGCCGAAGCCGCTTTAATCGCCGGCCTACCACAAGCGCCGTCTCGCTATTCGCCCTATAATAATATGGACCTTGCCATAGAGCGGCGTAACCTTGTGATTAGCCGGATGGTCAATAACACATTCATCACCCCTACAATGGGCGAGCGCGCCAAAAACGAACCCATCACTCTGGTCGAAGAAGCCTTTGACCCACGTATGGGATATTTTCTAGATGCCGCCACAGAAAATGCCCATCAGCTCATGGCCGGAAAAGACGTGCCTGATCTCGTTGTGACATTATCTGTCGATTTAGACCTACAGGCCAAAGCGTCAGATATACTCAATACGAAACTGGATGAAGTTGGTGAGAGCAAAAACATAGACCAAGGCGCAATTGTCATTCTCAGCAAAGATGGCGGTGTGCGCGCAATGGTTGGCGGACGCGATTATGCTGACAGTCAATTTAACCGCGCGACACAAGCCATGCGCCAACCCGGCTCCGCGTTTAAAGCATTCGTTTTTGCTGCTGCCTTAGAAACAGATTTACACCCTTATGATGTACGCCGCGACGAACCTGTATCAATTGATGGTTGGAAACCCAAAAACTATGGAGGCGGCTACAAAGGTCCCGTCACTTTGTCTGAAGCATTTGCTCACTCAATCAACACTGTTGCCGCAAATCTGGCACAGGAAGTCGGCATGGAAAGCGTGGTTAGCCTCGCAAATCGCTTTGGAGTTTCCACGCAATTAGGAACTTATCCATCAGTCGCACTCGGTTCTGAAGAAGTCCCCCTAATGGATATGACCCGCGCTTATGGTGTGTTTGCAACTGGTGGACAAATCTTCAAACCTTGGATCGTTAAACAAGTGCGCAGCTCTCGCGGTGACATCCTGTTTGAACAAAAACCAATCAAGCCAATGAAGATTTTTAATGATGCCCGAAACCGCGAAATGGTCGGCATGATGAGCCGTGTTGTCATTGGCGGAACGGGTAAGGCTGCAAAGCTAGAAGTGCTTCCCCCGCCACCAGCTGATGGCAGTGAGCCTCCGGCACGATCAGGCCCGCCCGAATACCGCGATGTTGCGGGTAAAACCGGCACAAGTCAGGATTGGCGCGATGCCTTATTCATTGGCTTTACCGCAGATTATATTGGCGGTGTCTGGGTGGGTAATGATGATGACACCCCAATGAAAAAAGTCACTGGCGGAGAAGCACCGACTCAAATCTGGCATGATGTTATGATGATCGCCCATGAAAGCCTCCCAGCCTCGCCGCTACCAGGTGCAGAAAAAGCAATTACAATCAGTGCTGTGGAAGAAGAAAAACTCGCCTATTATCGCTCTCTCGCCAGCGCATTTGCATCAATTGAAAACCAATAA
- a CDS encoding ABC-F family ATP-binding cassette domain-containing protein — protein MSQAPIATLRNVQLTLGGAPLFTGVDLSLYPGERIALVGRNGAGKSTLMRIFAGNLEADSGDVWKQPGASFQYLHQEPDFSKFKTALEYASADIDETEMYMAEMELDMAGLAHDVDPSTLSGGQGKRLALARAFASDPDILLLDEPTNHLDVSAIEELEGRISSFRGAILLVSHDRRFMENTTTATAWLRQGVVRKLDRGFKAFDEWAEQVEAEEEKALDRLQTKLKAEQRWLMRGVTGRRKRNQGRLSKVANMRAEQAERKHNLNQANTTASIISNDAAPSSKLVFEGIDIQKAFDAPGGGKKVIAKDFSIKIMRGARLGLVGGNGVGKSTLLKIMLGEIPVDEGSGRVRIAKNLQITYLDQNRNTLKDTDTLWEALAPDGGDQIMVRDYPRHVASYAKDFMFGPEQLRQPVSALSGGERNRLTLAIALAKSSNLMVLDEPTNDLDMETLDLLEDMLMDYEGTLIIVSHDRAFLDGVVTSVLTPEGDGEWLETPGGYSDYLSQKQNRIASKKKQAAAKSTGKNQSSPSKSNKPKVKLTFKDQHRFDELEKLIPKRELEISELEKDLADPDLFTKKPDEFNTKAKRLDMAREELETYEMDWLVLEEKRDGLS, from the coding sequence ATGTCTCAAGCTCCTATTGCCACTCTTCGCAATGTTCAGCTCACGCTGGGCGGTGCACCTCTATTCACTGGTGTTGATCTCTCACTCTATCCAGGCGAGCGCATTGCGCTGGTTGGACGTAATGGTGCGGGTAAATCAACGCTCATGCGCATCTTTGCTGGCAATCTGGAAGCAGACTCAGGCGATGTCTGGAAACAACCGGGCGCTAGCTTTCAATATCTGCACCAAGAACCTGATTTTTCTAAATTCAAAACCGCGCTTGAATACGCCTCTGCCGACATTGATGAAACAGAAATGTATATGGCCGAGATGGAATTGGACATGGCGGGTCTCGCCCATGACGTTGATCCTTCAACACTTTCTGGCGGTCAGGGCAAACGCCTCGCCCTTGCACGTGCCTTTGCATCAGATCCAGATATCTTGCTACTAGATGAGCCAACCAACCATTTGGACGTATCTGCCATTGAAGAATTAGAAGGCCGCATTAGCAGCTTTCGCGGCGCTATCTTACTGGTTAGCCACGACCGTCGTTTCATGGAAAACACCACAACAGCCACAGCATGGCTTCGCCAAGGCGTTGTGCGTAAACTTGATCGTGGTTTTAAAGCCTTTGATGAATGGGCTGAACAAGTTGAAGCTGAAGAAGAAAAAGCGCTAGACCGCCTGCAAACAAAACTAAAAGCCGAACAAAGATGGCTCATGCGCGGTGTAACAGGCCGGCGCAAACGTAATCAGGGTCGCCTCTCCAAAGTCGCCAATATGCGCGCTGAGCAGGCCGAGCGTAAGCACAACCTCAATCAGGCCAACACAACGGCGTCAATCATCTCAAACGACGCTGCCCCCTCTTCAAAGCTCGTATTTGAAGGCATCGACATCCAGAAAGCTTTTGATGCCCCCGGCGGCGGCAAAAAAGTCATCGCCAAGGATTTCAGCATCAAGATTATGCGCGGTGCCCGCCTTGGTCTTGTTGGTGGAAATGGTGTGGGTAAATCCACGCTGTTAAAAATTATGCTAGGCGAAATTCCAGTCGATGAAGGCTCTGGCCGTGTTCGCATCGCCAAGAATTTGCAAATCACATATCTGGACCAAAACCGTAACACGCTCAAAGACACAGATACGCTGTGGGAAGCACTTGCGCCAGATGGCGGCGACCAGATCATGGTGCGCGATTATCCGCGCCACGTCGCCTCCTATGCTAAAGATTTCATGTTTGGACCTGAACAGCTAAGACAACCCGTTTCAGCTCTCTCTGGTGGTGAACGCAACCGTCTAACACTTGCGATAGCCTTGGCAAAAAGTTCCAATCTCATGGTGTTGGATGAGCCAACCAATGATCTTGATATGGAAACGCTTGATCTGCTTGAAGACATGCTGATGGATTATGAAGGCACGCTGATTATCGTATCGCACGACCGTGCTTTCCTTGATGGCGTCGTCACATCCGTTCTCACACCTGAAGGCGATGGTGAATGGCTCGAAACCCCAGGTGGATATTCTGATTATCTGTCACAAAAGCAAAACCGCATTGCATCAAAAAAGAAACAAGCTGCAGCCAAATCAACTGGCAAAAACCAGTCATCACCCTCCAAGTCCAACAAACCTAAAGTCAAACTGACGTTTAAAGATCAGCATCGCTTTGATGAATTGGAAAAACTCATTCCAAAGCGTGAATTGGAAATTAGTGAACTTGAAAAAGACCTAGCAGACCCTGATCTATTCACGAAAAAACCTGATGAATTCAACACCAAAGCCAAACGATTAGATATGGCTCGTGAAGAACTTGAAACTTATGAAATGGACTGGCTAGTACTTGAAGAAAAACGCGATGGCTTGAGCTAA
- a CDS encoding mechanosensitive ion channel family protein codes for MFERLVSELPTQVQDGIVYLDSIWHEGAFGLTYGDIIIATGIILFSLIIRGIFARTVVRGISRAAAGTKTNLDDALVTTIAAPLKMVPIIVGFYAASQVIELNDSLQLIVDKVLRSLVAFSIFWTLNRAVGAFSFLFTGLRNTLSPAIVDWIAKSLQLVCVFVGAAAILEIWGIQVGPILAGLGIFGVAVALGAQDLFKNLISGILILVEKRMEPGEWIAVDGVVEGTVERINFRSTLVRRFDKAPVYVPNASFSDNAVVNYSRMTHRRIKWVIGVEYRTTTEQLRYIRDEIEAYLYTNDAFAKPPEATLFVHVDSFNDSSIDFLIYCFTHTTVWTEWLEHKEQFALKLIEIVENAGTSFAFPSRTLYMQQQEPPEVIHPPTLSENVSKMRTLKGDSSAGENAGSEGGGDG; via the coding sequence ATGTTTGAACGTTTGGTCAGTGAACTTCCCACACAAGTGCAAGACGGTATCGTATACTTAGACAGCATTTGGCATGAAGGTGCGTTTGGGCTGACATATGGCGACATAATCATTGCCACGGGAATTATACTTTTCTCCTTGATTATACGGGGAATATTTGCCCGAACAGTTGTGCGCGGAATTTCGCGTGCAGCAGCAGGCACGAAAACCAATCTTGATGATGCGCTCGTAACAACAATTGCGGCACCGTTGAAAATGGTGCCGATTATCGTAGGTTTTTATGCTGCATCTCAAGTGATTGAACTGAATGATAGCTTGCAGTTGATTGTGGACAAGGTGCTGCGTTCATTGGTGGCGTTTTCAATTTTCTGGACACTTAACCGCGCTGTTGGTGCGTTTTCTTTCCTGTTTACAGGGTTACGCAACACGCTATCACCTGCGATTGTGGATTGGATTGCCAAATCTTTGCAGCTTGTCTGTGTGTTCGTTGGAGCGGCTGCAATTTTGGAAATATGGGGCATTCAAGTTGGCCCAATTCTCGCGGGTCTTGGTATCTTCGGTGTGGCGGTTGCACTGGGTGCACAAGACTTATTTAAGAACCTGATCTCGGGTATTTTGATCCTTGTCGAAAAACGGATGGAACCGGGCGAGTGGATCGCTGTAGACGGCGTGGTGGAAGGAACAGTTGAGCGCATAAACTTTCGTTCAACGCTGGTGCGTCGTTTTGATAAAGCGCCTGTTTATGTTCCCAATGCGAGCTTTTCCGACAATGCTGTGGTCAATTATTCACGCATGACGCATCGCCGGATTAAATGGGTGATCGGGGTAGAGTATCGCACGACGACAGAGCAGCTTCGCTATATTCGTGATGAGATTGAAGCGTATCTTTATACCAATGATGCATTTGCAAAACCGCCAGAAGCGACATTGTTTGTGCATGTGGATTCTTTCAATGATTCCTCAATCGACTTTTTAATCTATTGTTTTACACACACAACTGTCTGGACTGAATGGCTTGAACACAAAGAGCAATTTGCACTGAAACTGATTGAGATTGTGGAGAATGCAGGCACAAGTTTTGCTTTCCCAAGCCGTACACTTTACATGCAACAGCAAGAGCCGCCTGAGGTTATTCACCCGCCAACACTGTCTGAAAACGTCAGCAAAATGCGCACGTTGAAGGGCGATTCAAGCGCCGGTGAAAATGCAGGAAGTGAAGGCGGCGGAGATGGCTAA
- a CDS encoding DUF2336 domain-containing protein yields the protein MSVDHSKFAKLMDLAKETSSEKRRDLLREVTDVFFDNDKDERSEAECAMFDEIIGAVATDMTDQVRLELSRKVAVSKSPLRKTARRLATDSIRVAEPVLRKSQALTEEDLVHIANTSSQEKLMAVSKRDNLTSPVSKALVNKGEDKVVVSLLENESAEIDRETYEVVTERAMTSKVLQAPLVKRKNVPLDLLNDVYHVVEQKLRAQIMAKFESVSEEELNAALKASKNRLNIAYGKAPEDMEKQIKWVETEIEANRLTPPHLVQQLRNGEKSRFLASFAYFTHISNEIACRIIEQKDVDAMAILCRAAHFPKALFSTLAMQIVGGENGVAKAKEYSDMYENVPLAAAQRAVRFWKVRSTTSKAA from the coding sequence ATGTCAGTTGATCACTCGAAATTTGCCAAACTTATGGATCTGGCAAAAGAAACATCTAGTGAAAAACGTCGCGACCTTTTGCGAGAAGTAACAGACGTTTTCTTTGACAATGACAAAGATGAACGTAGCGAAGCTGAGTGTGCAATGTTCGATGAAATCATCGGTGCTGTTGCCACAGATATGACGGATCAAGTCCGTTTGGAGCTATCTCGTAAAGTTGCTGTGTCTAAATCCCCTCTTCGCAAAACAGCCCGCCGTCTGGCAACAGATTCTATACGCGTTGCTGAACCCGTTCTTCGTAAATCACAAGCTTTGACAGAAGAAGATCTCGTTCATATCGCCAACACAAGCAGCCAAGAAAAATTGATGGCTGTTTCCAAGCGAGACAATCTTACATCTCCAGTCTCCAAAGCGCTTGTAAACAAAGGTGAAGACAAAGTTGTTGTTTCACTTCTTGAAAACGAGTCAGCTGAAATTGACCGCGAAACATATGAAGTCGTGACCGAACGCGCCATGACAAGTAAAGTTCTGCAAGCACCGCTTGTGAAACGTAAAAACGTACCGTTAGATTTGCTAAATGATGTCTATCACGTTGTTGAGCAAAAACTGCGTGCGCAAATCATGGCGAAGTTTGAATCAGTCTCCGAAGAAGAACTCAACGCAGCGCTAAAAGCATCTAAAAACCGTTTGAATATCGCTTATGGAAAAGCACCAGAAGACATGGAGAAGCAAATCAAATGGGTTGAAACAGAAATCGAAGCGAACCGTTTGACGCCTCCTCACCTTGTGCAGCAATTGCGCAATGGTGAAAAGTCACGTTTCCTTGCCAGCTTTGCTTATTTCACGCATATTTCCAACGAAATAGCCTGTCGCATTATTGAACAAAAAGACGTTGATGCCATGGCTATTCTTTGTCGCGCGGCACACTTCCCCAAAGCACTTTTCTCGACATTGGCGATGCAAATTGTTGGCGGAGAAAATGGTGTTGCAAAAGCCAAAGAATATTCTGACATGTACGAAAATGTGCCTTTGGCAGCCGCTCAACGCGCTGTGCGTTTCTGGAAAGTCAGAAGCACAACGTCTAAAGCAGCCTAA